From the Sebastes umbrosus isolate fSebUmb1 chromosome 2, fSebUmb1.pri, whole genome shotgun sequence genome, one window contains:
- the ampd3a gene encoding AMP deaminase 3 isoform X1, with amino-acid sequence MRTVCLTTRDMPRQFPKVTLSEAEKETQLLVEKVYASALKEEDSKDALSMFAMPEDCPIGLQQAKEHELLKELAEQQSEESNKRKKSLKMIRSQSMCLQIPVKIDCTRSVTVAPYLSPSPTCSSVPDNCPDYQRVTISGDYCAGITVEDYEQAAKSLFKALLIREKYSKLAYHTFCRTTAQFLRTAEQTKWSEEDEVLPDMCPCPIDGEDPYSMEDIPDDLNYELKMKDGIVNVYDSAEALRKNQPHDLPYPDLETFAIDLSHVLAMIADGPTKTYCHRRLNFLSSKFYLHEMLNEMAELKELKCVPHRDFYNVRKVDTHIHAAACMSQKHLLTFIQETYKTDADRVVLEQDGQKMTLQQVFHSLDMDPYDLTVDSLDVHAVRNGRHTFHRFDKFNSKYNPVGANELREIFLKTDNLMNGEYFARIIKEVSHDLEESKYQHAEPRLSIYGRSPDEWDNLAKWFINHKVHSPNMRWMIQVPRIYDIFKAKKLVPSFGKMLENIFLPLFQATVNPQKHKQLHVFLKYVSGFDSVDDESKHSDHMFSFRSPKPEQWTADDNPPYSYYIFHMYANIMVLNNLRKERGLSTFQLRPHCGEAGSITHLVSAFLTSDNIAHGLNLKKSPVLQYLYYLARVPIAMSPLSNNSLFLEYSKNPLREFLHKGLCVSLSTDDPMQFHYTKEPLMEEYAIAAQLWKLSTCDVCEIARNSVLQSGLSHQDKRHFIGVNYLEDGPEGNDIRRTNVAQIRMAYRHETLCNELSFIVDAVKSDPMNSQYK; translated from the exons ATGAGAACGGTCTGCTTGACAACTAGAG ACATGCCTCGTCAATTCCCGAAGGTAACTCTGAGTGAGGCGGAGAAGGAGACACAGCTGCTAGTAGAGAAAGTATATGCATCAGCGCTAAAGGAAGAAGACAGCAAGGATGCCTTATCAATGTTCGCCATGCCTGAGGACTGCCCTATAGGCCTCCAGCAAGCCAAGGAACATGAGCTGCTTAAGGAGCTGGCAGAGCAACAGTCAGAGGAGAGTAACAAGAG GAAGAAAAGCTTGAAGATGATTCGTTCCCAGTCAATGTGCCTGCAGATCCCAGTGAAAATAGATTGTACGCGGTCAGTGACAGTCGCTCCATACCTGTCCCCCAGCCCCACCTGCTCATCAGTGCCAGATAACTGCCCTGATTACCAGAGGGTCACTATTAGTGGTGATTACTGTGCTGGA ATCACAGTGGAGGACTATGAACAGGCAGCCAAAAGTCTGTTTAAGGCTCTGCTTATTCGCGAGAAATACTCAAAGCTAGCCTATCATACATTCTGCAGAACCACAGCCCAGTTTCTCCGCACCGCTGAACAAACAAAATGGAGCGAAGAAGATGAGGTTCTACCAG ATATGTGCCCGTGTCCAATAGATGGGGAAGATCCCTACAGCATGGAGGACATCCCTGATGATCTGAACTACGAACTGAAGATGAAGGACGGGATAGTGAACGTGTACGACAGTGCCGAGGCTCTGAGAAAAAACCAGCCCCATGACCTTCCTTACCCAGACTTAGAGACCTTTGCCATAGACCTCAGTCACGTGCTGGCCATGATTGCAGATGGACCCAC GAAGACCTACTGTCACAGACGTCTAAACTTCCTGAGTTCGAAGTTCTACCTCCATGAGATGCTCAATGAGATGGCTGAGCTAAAGGAACTGAAATGTGTGCCTCACAGAGATTTCTACAATGTTAGGAAG GTGGACACACATATTCATGCAGCCGCCTGCATGTCTCAGAAACACCTGCTGACCTTCATCCAGGAAACGTATAAGACTGATGCAGACCGTGTGGTGTTGGAACAGGATGGACAAAAGATGACCCTCCAGCAGGTTTTCCACAGTCTCGATATGGACCCCTATGACCTCACCGTGGACTCTCTGGATGTACATGCTGtaagaaat GGGAGACACACCTTCCACCGGTTTGACAAGTTCAATTCTAAGTATAATCCAGTGGGAGCCAATGAACTTCGAGAGATCTTCCTGAAAACAGACAACCTCATGAATGGGGAGTATTTCGCTCGCATCATAAAG GAAGTGTCCCATGACCTGGAGGAGAGTAAGTACCAGCATGCAGAGCCGCGCCTTTCCATCTACGGACGCTCTCCAGACGAGTGGGACAATCTGGCCAAGTGGTTCATTAACCACAAAGTGCACTCTCCAAACATGAGGTGGATGATTCAAGTGCCCAGAATATA tgATATTTTCAAGGCAAAGAAGCTGGTACCAAGTTTTGGCAAGATGCTGGAGAACATATTCCTTCCTCTATTTCAGGCCACTGTTAACCCACAGAAGCACAAACAACTCCATGTTTTCCTCAAATAT GTGTCTGGGTTTGACAGCGTGGACGATGAGTCCAAACACAGCGATCACATGTTCTCCTTCCGGAGCCCGAAGCCAGAACAGTGGACTGCAGATGACAACCCTCCCTACAGCTACTACATCTTCCACATGTATGCAAACATCATGGTCCTCAACAACCTCAGAAA AGAGCGTGGACTGAGCACCTTCCAGCTCCGTCCCCATTGCGGAGAAGCTGGATCAATCACTCACTTGGTCTCTGCCTTTCTCACATCAGACAACATCGCACATGGACTCAACTTGAAGAAG AGCCCTGTGCTGCAGTACCTGTACTACCTGGCCCGGGTGCCAATTGCCATGTCTCCACTCAGCAACAACAGCCTGTTCCTGGAATACTCCAAAAATCCTCTCAGAGAGTTCCTGCACAAAGGCCTGTGTGTGTCCCTGTCCACAGATGACCCCATGCAGTTCCACTACaccaaa GAACCACTGATGGAAGAGTACGCTATCGCAGCTCAGCTGTGGAAGCTCAGCACCTGTGATGTGTGTGAAATAGCCAGAAACAGTGTGCTGCAAAGTGGACTGTCTCACCAG GATAAGAGGCACTTCATAGGAGTGAACTATCTGGAAGACGGACCTGAAGGGAACGATATCCGTCGTACCAACGTCGCCCAGATCCGCATGGCCTACAGACACGAGACACTGTGCAATGAACTCAGCTTCATAGTGGATGCAGTGAAGTCTGACCCTATGAATTCCCAGTATAAATAA
- the adma gene encoding adrenomedullin a, translating to MQLIFQSFLSCCLLATVAHCVELEVNPELIKRLSIWLASRLRRDLDSVSVEKTAESENFVRPEDIRDTLLPHSSTDINVRAKRSKNSANQSRRQGCSLGTCTVHDLAHRLHQLNNKFKIGTAPVDKISPQGYGRRRRSLPAQRVTLRLEQGRLRPVWSTNDSQVHKLEALLRRT from the exons ATGCAATTGATCTTCCAGTCCTTCCTCTCTTGCTGCCTGCTGGCGACAGTAGCACACTGTGTGGAACTTGAAGTGAATCCAGAGTTGATAAAAAG GCTAAGCATATGGCTGGCGAGCAGATTGAGACGGGATCTTGACAGTGTATCAGTAGAGAAGACAGCAGAGTCTGAGAACTTTGTCAGACCAGAAGATATCAGGGATACTTTGCTGCCACATTCCAG CACTGACATCAATGTCCGAGCCAAGAGGTCTAAAAACTCAGCCAACCAGTCAAGAAGACAAGGTTGTTCGCTGGGCACCTGCACAGTGCACGACCTCGCACACCGTCTGCACCAGCTCAATAACAAGTTTAAGATCGGGACCGCCCCTGTTGACAAGATCAGCCCGCAAGGATACGGCCGAAGGCGTCGATCTCTTCCAGCGCAGAGAGTCACACTGAGGCTAGAGCAGGGCAGGCTGAGGCCCGTGTGGAGCACAAATGATTCACAAGTTCACAAGCTCGAGGCTCTCCTCAGACGGACATGA
- the ampd3a gene encoding AMP deaminase 3 isoform X2 codes for MRTVCLTTRDMPRQFPKVTLSEAEKETQLLVEKVYASALKEEDSKDALSMFAMPEDCPIGLQQAKEHELLKELAEQQSEESNKRKKSLKMIRSQSMCLQIPVKIDCTRSVTVAPYLSPSPTCSSVPDNCPDYQRVTISGDYCAGITVEDYEQAAKSLFKALLIREKYSKLAYHTFCRTTAQFLRTAEQTKWSEEDEVLPDMCPCPIDGEDPYSMEDIPDDLNYELKMKDGIVNVYDSAEALRKNQPHDLPYPDLETFAIDLSHVLAMIADGPTKTYCHRRLNFLSSKFYLHEMLNEMAELKELKCVPHRDFYNVRKVDTHIHAAACMSQKHLLTFIQETYKTDADRVVLEQDGQKMTLQQVFHSLDMDPYDLTVDSLDVHAGRHTFHRFDKFNSKYNPVGANELREIFLKTDNLMNGEYFARIIKEVSHDLEESKYQHAEPRLSIYGRSPDEWDNLAKWFINHKVHSPNMRWMIQVPRIYDIFKAKKLVPSFGKMLENIFLPLFQATVNPQKHKQLHVFLKYVSGFDSVDDESKHSDHMFSFRSPKPEQWTADDNPPYSYYIFHMYANIMVLNNLRKERGLSTFQLRPHCGEAGSITHLVSAFLTSDNIAHGLNLKKSPVLQYLYYLARVPIAMSPLSNNSLFLEYSKNPLREFLHKGLCVSLSTDDPMQFHYTKEPLMEEYAIAAQLWKLSTCDVCEIARNSVLQSGLSHQDKRHFIGVNYLEDGPEGNDIRRTNVAQIRMAYRHETLCNELSFIVDAVKSDPMNSQYK; via the exons ATGAGAACGGTCTGCTTGACAACTAGAG ACATGCCTCGTCAATTCCCGAAGGTAACTCTGAGTGAGGCGGAGAAGGAGACACAGCTGCTAGTAGAGAAAGTATATGCATCAGCGCTAAAGGAAGAAGACAGCAAGGATGCCTTATCAATGTTCGCCATGCCTGAGGACTGCCCTATAGGCCTCCAGCAAGCCAAGGAACATGAGCTGCTTAAGGAGCTGGCAGAGCAACAGTCAGAGGAGAGTAACAAGAG GAAGAAAAGCTTGAAGATGATTCGTTCCCAGTCAATGTGCCTGCAGATCCCAGTGAAAATAGATTGTACGCGGTCAGTGACAGTCGCTCCATACCTGTCCCCCAGCCCCACCTGCTCATCAGTGCCAGATAACTGCCCTGATTACCAGAGGGTCACTATTAGTGGTGATTACTGTGCTGGA ATCACAGTGGAGGACTATGAACAGGCAGCCAAAAGTCTGTTTAAGGCTCTGCTTATTCGCGAGAAATACTCAAAGCTAGCCTATCATACATTCTGCAGAACCACAGCCCAGTTTCTCCGCACCGCTGAACAAACAAAATGGAGCGAAGAAGATGAGGTTCTACCAG ATATGTGCCCGTGTCCAATAGATGGGGAAGATCCCTACAGCATGGAGGACATCCCTGATGATCTGAACTACGAACTGAAGATGAAGGACGGGATAGTGAACGTGTACGACAGTGCCGAGGCTCTGAGAAAAAACCAGCCCCATGACCTTCCTTACCCAGACTTAGAGACCTTTGCCATAGACCTCAGTCACGTGCTGGCCATGATTGCAGATGGACCCAC GAAGACCTACTGTCACAGACGTCTAAACTTCCTGAGTTCGAAGTTCTACCTCCATGAGATGCTCAATGAGATGGCTGAGCTAAAGGAACTGAAATGTGTGCCTCACAGAGATTTCTACAATGTTAGGAAG GTGGACACACATATTCATGCAGCCGCCTGCATGTCTCAGAAACACCTGCTGACCTTCATCCAGGAAACGTATAAGACTGATGCAGACCGTGTGGTGTTGGAACAGGATGGACAAAAGATGACCCTCCAGCAGGTTTTCCACAGTCTCGATATGGACCCCTATGACCTCACCGTGGACTCTCTGGATGTACATGCT GGGAGACACACCTTCCACCGGTTTGACAAGTTCAATTCTAAGTATAATCCAGTGGGAGCCAATGAACTTCGAGAGATCTTCCTGAAAACAGACAACCTCATGAATGGGGAGTATTTCGCTCGCATCATAAAG GAAGTGTCCCATGACCTGGAGGAGAGTAAGTACCAGCATGCAGAGCCGCGCCTTTCCATCTACGGACGCTCTCCAGACGAGTGGGACAATCTGGCCAAGTGGTTCATTAACCACAAAGTGCACTCTCCAAACATGAGGTGGATGATTCAAGTGCCCAGAATATA tgATATTTTCAAGGCAAAGAAGCTGGTACCAAGTTTTGGCAAGATGCTGGAGAACATATTCCTTCCTCTATTTCAGGCCACTGTTAACCCACAGAAGCACAAACAACTCCATGTTTTCCTCAAATAT GTGTCTGGGTTTGACAGCGTGGACGATGAGTCCAAACACAGCGATCACATGTTCTCCTTCCGGAGCCCGAAGCCAGAACAGTGGACTGCAGATGACAACCCTCCCTACAGCTACTACATCTTCCACATGTATGCAAACATCATGGTCCTCAACAACCTCAGAAA AGAGCGTGGACTGAGCACCTTCCAGCTCCGTCCCCATTGCGGAGAAGCTGGATCAATCACTCACTTGGTCTCTGCCTTTCTCACATCAGACAACATCGCACATGGACTCAACTTGAAGAAG AGCCCTGTGCTGCAGTACCTGTACTACCTGGCCCGGGTGCCAATTGCCATGTCTCCACTCAGCAACAACAGCCTGTTCCTGGAATACTCCAAAAATCCTCTCAGAGAGTTCCTGCACAAAGGCCTGTGTGTGTCCCTGTCCACAGATGACCCCATGCAGTTCCACTACaccaaa GAACCACTGATGGAAGAGTACGCTATCGCAGCTCAGCTGTGGAAGCTCAGCACCTGTGATGTGTGTGAAATAGCCAGAAACAGTGTGCTGCAAAGTGGACTGTCTCACCAG GATAAGAGGCACTTCATAGGAGTGAACTATCTGGAAGACGGACCTGAAGGGAACGATATCCGTCGTACCAACGTCGCCCAGATCCGCATGGCCTACAGACACGAGACACTGTGCAATGAACTCAGCTTCATAGTGGATGCAGTGAAGTCTGACCCTATGAATTCCCAGTATAAATAA